The sequence GCCTCCGCGTATTCCGGGGTCTGCAACATGCCCATCAGTAGAGTGCTGGAGTAGTCGCAGATCTCCTTCGCGCCCTGCTCCAACTTCACGTACGGCACGAACCAGCCCGGGTGGCCGCGCTCGGTGACCCGTTCCCGTAACCGCGTGAAGAAGCCCGACGTCTCGAAGATGCGGTCGCACGCCTTCACGAACTGCTCGGACGCGAGGAGCTGCCCGCTCTCCACCCGGGTCACGTGAGGCCGTTCGTATCCCGTCTGCTCGGCGAGCTGTTGCTGTGTCAATCCCAGATGCTCCCGGGCGTATCTGACCTCCCGGCCCAGATACGCCGCGCCGTCCTTCCGGCCCTGCTGCCAGCTGTCCCGCTCCTGAACATCCATCATCTCCGCACCCCCGAAAGGTCGATGGTTCCGAGCCGTTCGGAACCCCGCCACCCCTGGTCGGCCCGGCCTGCCCCGGCAAGGCTGTCCGGGGCGGGCCGACGTCCGACGGGCCGGCCGTCCGCTTGTCTCCGGATTCGACCTTACGGACCGATTCGGCCCAAAGGGAAGGAAAGCGAACGAAGTTAGCCCTTTCGAGCTAATGTTCGAGGCGTGAGCCGGGTGTCACCTCCCTGGGAGTGGCCCGGATACGCTTGAGCACGACCCGAGTGCACTGATGACGCGAGGGCAGAGGGGCACCGGCATGGCGCGGCAGGAGGACCGCAAGCAGCAGACGCGGGAGCGGCTGCTGACGGCGGCCCGGCAGCTGTTCGTCAGCCGGGGGTTCGACGAGACGAGCTTCGACGACATCGCACGGGCGGCCGGAGTCGCCCGGCAGACGGCGTTCAACCACTTCCCGCGGAAAGACGACTTCGTGACCGCGTGGGTGGCGGAGCGGCGCGCCGCGATGCAGTCGGCGATGGCGGCGTACGACGCCGGTCCGTCGGCCCGGCGCGCCTCCGCCGCGGCCCGGTTGCTGGTGATCATGCGGGTGATGGCCGACGACTACGAGCAACGGCGCGACGAGGGACGGGTGTTCATCGCCGCGTGGGTGCGATCGGGCGGGCCGATCGTCGAGGAGCCGGTCGCCGCGCACCTGTTCGCCGGCGTGGTCCGCGACGGGCAGCGCGACGGCGAGTTCGTCGACGACATCGACCCGAAGACGGCCGGTGATGTCATCCGGGCGGTTTACCTGGACGTGCTGTGGCGCTGGGCAGGCCCGCAGAACAAGGTACCGGTGGGGGGGCTGTTCGAAGCGCTCACGGCTCACCTCCAACCGGTGCTGACCGGTCTCTGCGTCGAAGCGGACCGCCTCGGGTTGAGGCGGTCCATCGACTTCGTACGCTCGTTGGAGCTCACGCGCCTGGCGGCGCCGGGGGCGGAACCGCCGCCGGAGTAAGCGGCGCGCAACCCCCGCTGTCACCGGTGGGCGCTCGCCCGCCAGGCCCCGTGGTCAGCTCCGGGCGCGGCGCGGCGCAGTTCGTCACCGGTCCGCTTTCGAGAAGCACTCCCGGACCTCGGAGACGAAGACGTCCGGAACCTCCAGCATGGCGAAGTGGCCGCCGCGGTCCAGCGCGCGCCAGTGGCGGAGGTCCTTGAACCGGTCCGCGGTCCAGGCGCGCGGCAGCTTCATCAGGTCACGCGGGAACACCGACACCCCCGCGGGGACCGTCACGGGTGCCGTCATGTCCATGCGCCCGTGGCTCTCCCAGTACAGCCGGGCGGCCGAGGCCGCCGTCGCGGTGAACCAGTAGACCGAGAGGTTGTCGAGGATGCGCTTCAGCGGAACGGCGCTCTCGGGCCCGCTGTCGTTGTCGGTGAACTCGAAGAACTTCTCCACGATCCAGGCGAGTTGCCCGGCCGGGGAGTCGGTCAGGCCGTAGCCGAGCGTCTGGGGCTTCGTGGACTGCTCCGCGGCGTACCCGGTGCCGGTCCGTACGAACTCCTCCCGCTCCGCCAGCCAACGGCGCTCCAGATCGCTGAGGTCCTTGTCGTCGAACCAGGTGGGGCGCAGCACCCACGGGACGGTCGTGTGCATCATCGCGACACGCTCCGGGTGCCGCAGTGCGAGGGTCGTCGTGATCATCGCGCCCCAGTCGCCGCCTTGGGCGAGGAAACGGTCGTAGCCCAGGCGTGCCATGAGCTGAGCCCACGCGTCCGCGATCCGGTCGAGGTTCCAGCCGGGCCCGGCCGGCTTGCCGGAGAAGCCGTAACCGGGCAGGGACGGGATCACCAGGTGAAACGCCGGCTGGTCGGCGGGGGGTTCGACGAGGCCGTCGATGACGTCGAGCGCCTCGACGACGGACCCCGGCCAGCCGTGTGTGATCAGCAGGGGGCGGGCGTCCGGGCGGGCCGATCGGACGTGCAGGTAGTGGATGTCGAGGCCGTCGATGCGGGTGATCCACTGGTCGCGGCGGTTGATCTCGGTCTCGACCGTGCGCCAGTCGTACTCGTCGCGCCAGATGCGGCACAGCCGCCGGGTGTATTCGAGCGGGATGCCCTGCGACCAGTCCGCGACCGTCTCCTTCTCCGGGAAGCGGACCTTGGCGAGCCGCTCCTTGAGGTCGTCGACGGCGGAGTCGGGCACGTGGATCTCGAAGCGACGGATCGCGGTGTCGTCCGGCTCCTCAGGGGTCGTGCCGGTGGTCGTCGTGTCGTTGGTCGTCCTGCCCGTTGTCATGATGTGTCCCTCTCAGCCGGTGACGGGTCGGATCGGAAGCAGCGTGCCGGACAGGTGGTGCGCGGCGCTGCTGCACAGGAAGGCGACGAACTCGACCACGTCCTCCGGCCGGCCGAGGCGTCCTCCCGGGTAGGCCCCGGCGACGCGTTCGATGTACTCGTCGCTGGCGATCGCGCGCATCCCCGGGGTGTCGGTCAGGCCCGGGGCGAGCGAGACGGTGCGGATGCCCTGGTCGGCCAGCTCGCGATGCACGACGTTCGTCAGGATGTTGACGCCGGCCTTGCTGGCTCCGTAGGCGGTCTGGCCGGGGTTCGCCTGCACCCCGATCATGCTGCTGATGTTCACGATGCGGCCTCCGCCGCCGCGGACCATCAGTGGCGCGAAGTGTTTGGTGGTGATGACGCAGCCGATCAGGTTGACGTCGATGACCTTGCGGACCAGTGCGATGTCGACGTCCACGACCGGTGTCATCGCCGGCATGAGAGCCGCGTTGTTGATGAGCGCGTCCACCCGGCCCCACCGGCGGTCCAGGTCGGCCACGGCCTCCCGTACCTGGTCCTCGGAGGTGACGTCGACGCAGGCGGTGTGGATGTGCTCGGCGTCGGTGACGGCGGCCAGTTGCGCGGCGGTCTCCTCGGCCTGGTCCTGTTCGCGCGTCAGTACGGCCACGCGCGCTCCGTGCCCGGCCAGGCAGAGCGCGATCGCCCTGCCGAGTCCGCGGCCGGCCCCGGTGACCGCGATGACCTTGTCCGCGATGTCGTAGTCCATGTGCTGCCCTTCCCGTTCGTTCCCGTTCGCGCAGTCCCCCTTGCCTCATGTAACTGTACTCAAGTACAGATTATTTCCCGCGATGGCTTTGCCTTCTGCGCATGGATGGGCGAGCTTATGGATTTGAGTACATGAACGCGAAGGTATGGGGGTGCGCCCCGCACGCACCGCGGCCCCCGGAGGCCGGTGGAGGCCGGGCCGGGGGCCGCGTCGGTCGGGTGGAGCGGACGGGTGGAGCGGGTGGAGGGGAGGGCTCAGGCGCTCGGGCGGACGGGGATGGAGGTGAAGGTGGGGGAGGGGGCGGGGTCCTGGAAGAAGTCGTTGCCCTTGTCGTCGACGACGACGAACGCCGGGAAGTCCTCGACCTCGATCTTCCAGACGGCCTCCATCCCGAGTTCCGCGTATTCGAGGACGTCGACCTTCTTGATGCAGTCCTGGGCGAGGCGGGCCGCGGGGCCGCCGATGGAGCCGAGGTAGAAACCGCCGTGCGCGGCACACGCGTCGGTGACCTGCTGGGAGCGGTTGCCCTTGGCGAGCATGACGAACGAGCCGCCGGCGGCCTGGAACTGCTCGACGTACGCGTCCATGCGGCCGGCCGTGGTGGGCCCGAAGGACCCGGAGGCGTATCCCTCGGGGGTCTTCGCGGGGCCCGCGTAGTAGACCGCGTGGTCGCGCAGGTACTGCGGCATCCCCTCGCCCGCGTCCAGCCGCTCCTTGATCTTGGCGTGCGCGATGTCGCGCGCGACGACCAGCGGCCCGGAGAGCGAAAGCCGGGTCTTGACCGGGTACTTGGTCAGCTCGGCGCGGATCTCGTCCATCGGCCGGTTGAGGTCGATGCGGACCACGTCGTCGTCGAGGTGCTCGTCGGTGGTCTCCGGCAGGAAACGCGCCGGGTCGGTCTCCAACTGCTCCAGGAAGACGCCCTCCGCGGTGATCTTCGCGAGCGCCTGGCGGTCGGCGGAGCAGGACACCGCGATCGCCACCGGACAGGACGCGCCGTGCCGCGGCAGCCGCACCACGCGCACGTCGTGGCAGAAGTACTTCCCGCCGAACTGCGCCCCGATCCCGATCTTCTGGGTCAGCTCGAAGACCTGCTGCTCCAGCTCCTTGTCCCGGAAGCCGTGCCCGGCCGGGGACCCTTCGGCGGGCAACTCGTCGAGGTAGTGCGCGGAGGCGTACTTCGCCGTCTTCAGCGCGAACTCCGCGCTGGTGCCGCCGACCACGATCGCCAGGTGGTACGGCGGGCAGGCGGCCGTACCCAGCGAGCGGATCTTCTCCTCCAGGAACCGCATCATCGACGCCTCGTTCAGCACCGCCTTCGTCTCCTGGTAGAGGAAGGACTTGTTGGCGCTGCCACCGCCCTTCGCCATGAACAGGAACTTGTACGCGCCGCCGTCGGTGGCGTACAGCTCGATCTGGGCGGGCAGGTTGGAGCCGGTGTTCTTCTCCTCCCACATGGTCAGCGGGGCCATCTGGGAGTAGCGCAGGTTCAGCTTGGTGTACGCGTCGTAGATGCCGCGGGACAGGGCTTCCTCGTCGCCGCCCTCGGTCAGCACCTGCTGGCCGCGCTTGCCCATCACGATCGCGGTGCCGGTGTCCTGGCACATCGGGAGCACGCCGGCGGCCGCGATGTTCGCGTTCTTCAGCAGGTCCAGGGCGACGAAGCGGTCGTTCGGGCTGGCCTGCGGGTCGTCCAGGATGCGGCGGAGCTGGGCGAGGTGGGTCGGGCGCAGGTAGTGCGAGATGTCGTGCATGGCCTCGGCGGCCAGGCGCCGCAGCGCCTCGGGCTCCACCTTCAGGAAGGTGCGGCCGTCCGCCTCGAACGTGCTGACGCCTTCGGCGGTGACCAGGCGGTACGAAGTGGGGTCCGCACCGAGCGGAAGCAGATCCGTATAGGTGAACTCGGGCATATGCGGCAATCCTCACTCGGCTGCGTCGACGCTGAAGCATATTCAGAGTAATTCCCCCGCACCCCGCCTCCGCCGCGGGGCCGGGTGCCCCGGTGGAGGGCCCGCCGGGGGTCGCGGGCGCCCCGGCCGAAGGTGGTACGGAGCGCCCGCGCCGAAGCCGGTGCGGGCCGATTCCCCGCGCCCCCTAAGGGAGGGCTCAGGGGGCCCTCGGGGTAGTCGCGATCTATCGCGTCTGTGGACGGCTGTGTACGGTGGTCGGGTGGACGAATCGCCGCTCCAGAAGCGCTCGCAGCCCGCGGAAACGCCCGACCGCCCCAGCCCGGCGACCAGCCCCGCCGCCCCGGCGGTCCCGCAGACGGCCGGCGGCGCCCTGCGAGCCTCGGACGCCGACCGCGACCGGATGGCCGACATCCTGCGCGAGGCTCTCGCCGAGGGCCGCCTCGACGCGGAGGAGCACTCCGAGCGGCTGGACCGGGTCTACGCCGCGAAGACCGTCGGCGAACTGGAGCCGCTGGTGGGGGACCTGCCCGCGGGCCGTGTGACCACCGCGGCGGCGCCCTCGGCCGCGGCGCGCTCGTACGCGGGCGAGCCGATCGGCGAGAACCCCACCCTGGTCGGCATCCTCAGCGGAGCGGAACGCAAGGGCCGTTGGCGGGTCGGCAACCGGATCACCGCGGTCGCGGTCATGGGCGGGATCGAGATCGACCTGACCGAGGCGACGTTCACCTCGCCGGAACTGGTCATCCACTGCACCGCGGTCATGGGTGGCATCAGCATCAAGGTCCCGGAGAACGTCACGCTGCAAGGCAGTGGCGTGATCGGCATCATGGGCGGCGCCGACGTGCGGGCCTTCGAGGCCCCCGACCCGCAGGCGCCGTCGGTCCGGGTCGTGGGCGTCGCCTTCTGGGGCGGGGTCGAGGCCAAGGCCAAGCGCGGCAAGAAGGTCGTCGACTGGGCGAAGAAGCGGCTCGAAGGCTGACGGTGGTGACCGCGGTGACGGTGGCGGCAGCGACCGGCACGGTCTGACGCTGCTCGCCCCGGCCTGACGCGGCCCGACACGGCTGACACCGCCCTGACGCGGACGCCGGCCGTTCCTCCCGGGCGGCTCGCGCCCGAAGCCTGGCCCGACTCCGGCCCCAACTCCCGCCCGCCCCCGGCATTCCGGACGACCGGGGCGGCGCACGCCGGAGCGATGGTCGTACGCGGGAACGAACACGGTGCGCATGAAGTCGCGCACAGCGGGTAGGGGAACGGCACGCCGCCGCACGGCAGCTCCGCCCAGCTTCGCCGGGCGCCGGGCAGCGACGGGCAAGCGTGGCAATCTCCCCCAGAGCCGCGCCTGGGGGACCCCCAACGCCGTCGTCAGGAGTTTCCCGTGCTTCAACCGATCGAGCCCGCCACGGACCTCACGCTCCCGCCCGGACACCCGCGGGATCTGGGCGGCCCCTGGCACTCGGAGGCCGCCTGCCGAAGCGACGAGGCGGGGCTGTTCTTCGCTCCGTCGAAGGAGCCGACGGCGGCCCGGCTGTCGCGCGAGGAAGCCGCCAAGCGGGTCTGCGCGCGGTGCCCGGTGATGCTCGAATGCCGTGAACACGCCCTGTTGCAGCCGGAGCCGTACGGAGTGTGGGGTGGCATGACCGCCGCCGAGCGCCGCGTTGTGCTCGCCCGCAGGCGCCGTCGCGAGGTCGAACTCCAGCACACGGCCCCCCGCATCGCCGCCGCCGGCTGAGCACCGCCGGCCGCGGGTGGCGGTCGGCGGTGCCCACAAGGAGTCGTCAGGGAGTCGTCCAGGAGCCGTCAGGACACCAGCGAGGACCGTAGATCGTCCATCGGGACGGAGAAGACGATCCGCTGCCGTACCACCGTGCCGGTCGTCGGGTACTCACCGTCCGGGGCCGCGGCCCATTCCGTCTGCGCCCACACCTGGTTCTGGTCGGCCATGAAGGTCATCCCCTCCGAGTGCTGTGCCCAGGAGTGCTCGGCGGCGGTGCCGGCGCTGGTGCTGCCGCCGGTCGAGGTGGTCGCGTGTGCCGCGGTCTGCGCTCCGGTGGCAGGCAGCGGAACCCGCCATGGGATGCCGTGTACCCCCGGACTGCCCAGCGAATCAGCGGTGTAGACGACTCTCTCGCCGTTCTCGGTCTGATTCAGCGTGCCTTGGATGCCGACGATGTCCGTGTCGTACACGTCGATCGGATCGGCGTGGCCGGCGCTGTTCACGGCGATGGGCATCAGACGGCTGGTCGGCGCGAGCTTGTAGCGCCAGATCCGGGAGGTCGCCCCGACCGTACCCGAGGAGACCCACTCGTTGGCGACCAGCGTGTAGGGGTCCTGCGACCGGTCCATGGACAGCCCGTCGAAGCAGGGCAGCCGGTCGGCGCTGTGATCCTTGTAGGAGCAGCCCGAGGTGACGCTGTACGACCCGATGGCCGGCCAGAAGTACTGGTAGCCGTGGGCCGACACCTGGCTGCCGCGGTGGCCGATCCAGGAGGCGTTCGTGTTCGCCTGGTAGATGTGCTTGGTCGAGAAGACGTAGATCGCGTTGTGGTGCGCGTCGCCGTCGAGCGACGCGGTGACCAGCAGCTTGTCGCCCCACCACACCATGCCGCCCATGTGCGAGCCGAAGCGGGCGAAGTTCGTGCCGCCGGCGGTGGGGATGACCGGCAGCACCCACCGGTAGCCGAGCTTGTTCGGCGACCCGTCGGTGTCGTTGATCACCGCGATGCGCCCCATGGCGGTGGTCTTGGGGGCGCTGGCCCAGCCGGAGAGCAGCACGCGGTCGGTCCCCCACACGCCGTCGCCGTCGGCGTCGCCGGAGGAGGTCATGCCCTGGGGCGAAAAGCTCTGCGTGGCGGCGTCCCCGGCGTCCCAGCAGTAGGCGCTGCTCGCGGTCGGGGTGAGGGGCGCGGTGTCCTTCTCGTCGGCGGTGCAGTCGCCGCCGGTGACCGTGTGCAGATGGTGGTTCACGGTGTTCGCGATGGTGTGGATGCTGCTGTTGGCGAAGGTGTCGTCCATCGCCTGCTGCGACGCGTCCGATACGCGGTGCACCGTCAGTTCGAGTTTCGCCGCCGCCGCGGACGAGGCGCGGACCGCCTTGCCCGGGGTTCCGGGCGACGCGCTCGCCGAGCCCGCGGCGCCCAAGGAGGCGAGGCCGAGCGCGAGCGCCGCGATCCCCACCGCCGTGACGCGGCCGGTCAGCCGCCACCTGCCCGCCCGGGACCGCCCCTTGCGGGTCCCCGTCCCGGTCCTTGTCCTCGTCGTCGTCCCTGTCTTCGTCTCCGGTGCTCTTCCGTCCCCGTCGACACGCTTCACTGGTACGCCTCTCCGTCGCCTTCAGTCGGGCGGACGGATGCCCCCGCGTCCAAGTTCCCCACGTGGACACCCCCCGGCGAAGGGGAACGCTATCGCGCCGGGTGGCAGCGGTGAAGGGTGTCACGGTCGGGTGCGAGACCGGGGCCTCACGTACATACGTATGCACGCACGCGTACGCGTGGCCGAGGGACGCAGGCGGCCGGCGACGCGGGCGCGCCACCCGTCGCGACGGATGGCGGGCAGCGCCCGGCCCGGCTCGCCTGGCGTCCTCTTCCCCTACCGGGGCGGGCAGTTGGCGGTCGGTCGGCGGTGAGGAGGCGGTCAGTTCGCCCGGTCGAAGTCGATCGCGCTGTATGCCCGCAGCTTCGACAGCCGGTGCACCGAGTCGATCTGCCGGATCGTGCCGGACTTCGACCGCATCACCAGGGAGGAGGTGGTGGCCGTCTCCGCCCGGTAGCGCACGCCGCGCAGCAGTTCGCCGTCGGTGATGCCGGTCGCCACGAAGAACACGTTGTCGCCGCTGACCAGGTCCGTGGTGTGCAGCACGCGGTCCAGGTCGTGGCCCGCGTCCAGCGCCTTGCGCCGCTCCGCGTCGTCCTTCGGCCACAGCCGGCCCTGGATCGTGCCGCCCATGCAGGCCATCGCGCAGGCGGTGATGATGCCCTCCGGGGTGCCGCCGATGCCCAGCAGCATGTCGACGCCGGTGCCTTCGCGGGCCGCCATGATCGCGCCCGCCACGTCGCCGTCCGCGATGAACTTGATCCGCGCGCCGGTCTCCCGGATCTGCCGGGCCAACTCGTCGTGGCGCGGCCGGTCGAGCACCACGACCGTCACGTTCTCGGGGGCGATGCCCTTCGCCTTCGCCACCCGGCGGATGTTCACCGCGGGCGGCGCGGTGATGTCCACGAACTCGGCCGCCTCCGGGCCGACCACCAGCTTGTCCATGTAGAAGACCGCCGACGGGTCGTACATCGTGCCGCGGTCGGCCGCCGCGAGCACCGACACGGCGTTCGGCATGCCCTTGGCGGTCAGCGTGGTGCCGTCCACCGGGTCCACGGCGACGTCGCACTCCGCACCGGTGCCGTCGCCGATCCGCTCGCCGTTGTAGAGCATCGGCGCTTCGTCCTTCTCGCCCTCACCGATGACGACCACGCCGTTCATCGACACGGTGTGCACGAGGGTGCGCATGGCCTTGACGGCGGCGCCGTCCGCTCCGTTCTTGTCGCCTCGGCCCACCCAGCGGGCCGAGGCCATCGCGGCGGCCTCGGTGACCCGGACCAGTTCCAGGGCGAGGTTGCGGTCGGGTGCCTCCGGACTCACTTCGAGCTGCGGAGGCAAGTGCTGTTCGGTCATCACGCGCACCTTTCTGTACGGGGACGGCCGGAAAATGAGGGTGCTGCGACCTTATCGGGTGAACTGCAAATCTGAGCAGGGGACATGTCACATGAGCAGTCACCAACTCTTCGGGTACCCGGCGGACGGGCCGCAAACGCCCATGGGGGACGATAGGGCGCGTGGCAGCGGACAAGCGTGGTGGCAACAAGACGATCCGGGACCTGGTCCTGTCGATGCTCGTGCTCGGGGTCGTCGTCTACCTGATCTATCTGTTCATCCCGCACGACTCCAAGGGGACCCCGGTCAAGACGGAGACGGTCGGGTACAGCGTGGAGCTGAAGCAGGCGAGGCGGGACGCGCCCTACCCGGTGGCCGGCCCCGAAGGGCTCAGCGCGAAGTGGCACGCCACCTCCGTCACGTACACCGCGGGCGACCGCCGCAACGTGACCTGGCACCTCGGTTTCATCGACCCCGACCAGCAGTACGTGGCGCTGGAGCAGTCCAACGGCGACCCGACCGGCTTCATCAGCCAGGTGACGATCAACGCGCACCGCGACGCAGGGCGTACGGTCGCGGTCGGCGGGGCGAGCTGGCAGTACTACACCGGCGGGCGTTACGACGCGCTGGTGCGCGAGGAGAAGGGCGTCACCACGGTGGTGCTCGGTACGGCGCCGGACGCCCAGCTCCAGCGCTTCGCGGCGACCCTCAAGCCGTAAGCGGCTTCCGGCCCGTCGGCGCCCTCAGGCCGTGAGTCGGACATTGCCGTGAGTCGGACCTTGCCGTGGGCGGGTGGGGCGCTATTCGGGCTCGGCGCTCTCCGCCTCTTCGGGGTCCTCCGCTGCCAGCGCGGCGTCCAGCCGGGCCCGGGCGCCCTCCAGCCAGCGCCGGCAGACCTTGGCCAGCTCCTCGCCCCGCTCCCACAAGGCGAGCGACTCCTCCAAGGTCGCGCCGCCCGCTTCCAGGCGGCGCACCACGTCCACGAGCTCGTCGCGGGCCTGTTCGTAGCCGAGTACGGCGCTGGTGGATTCCTCGTCTGCCATGCCCGCAAGCCTAGGGCGTACTGCGGACAGTCCCGAGCGGCGCGGAGCGAGGTCGGTCCGGCGACCGGATCTCCAGCATCAGGCACCCCGTCCTCGTCCGGTAGGGGCCGTGCGGCATGCCCGGCGGGCGGGAGGCGTAGTGCCCCGCGCTGAAGGTGCGGCCGAGGGTGAGGTCCTCCAACTCGCCCTCCAGCAGGTACACCTCCTCGTAGTAGGGGTGCCGGATCACGCCCGCCGCGGAGGTGTCGAGCCCGGGCTCCCAACGGGCCAGCCGGGTCTGCTCGACCGCCGGATCGGGCCCGGCGGACAGCGGCCGCTCGCTCACCCCGGGCGCGCCCTCGGCCGCGCGCCACGGCACCCCCGCCGTGTCGTGGAACTCGTGCTCGTCCTTCATCGCCCGCCCTCTTCCGGCATCAACCCGCCCTCTTCCGCTCGGTTCGCGCCTCAGTTCACCTGGACCCGCACCGTGAAGTCGCCCTCGGCGACGCGGGCGCGCAGCGTGTCGCCGTCGGCGACCTCGGCCGGGTCGCGGACCGCCGCGCCGTCCTCGCGCTGGAGGACCGCGTAGCCGCGGCGGAGGGTGGCCGCGGGGGAGAGGGCGACGACGCGGGCGAGGGTGTGGGTGAGGTCGGCGTCGGCCCGGTCGAGCAGGTGCCCCAGGGTGCGCCGGGCCCGGTCCACCCGGTCGGCGACCTCCGTCTCGCGCTGCTCGACCATGCGGTACGGCGCCGCGAGGGCGGGACGGCTGAGCGCCGCCTCAAGCCCGCGCTCCTCCCGGTCGAGGATGCCGCGCAGCACCCGCAGCGCCCGGTCCCGTACCAACCGGACGCGGGCCAGCTCCTCCCGCACGTCCGGCACGATCCGCTTGGCGGCGTCCGTGGGGGTGGACGCGCGCAGGTCGGCGACCAGGTCGAGCAGTGGCGTGTCCGGCTCGTGCCCGATCGCGGAGACCACCGGGGTGCCGCACGCCGCGACCGCCCGCACCAGCCGCTCGTCGGAGAACGGCAGCAGGTCCTCCACGCTGCCCCCGCCGCGCGCCACCACGATGACGTCGACCTCCGGGTGGGCGTCGAGCTGCTGCACCGCCTCGACCACCCGGGGGACCGCGGCCGCGCCCTGCACGGGGACGTTCCGCACCTCGAAGCGGACGGCGGGCCAGCGCAGCCGCGCGTTCTCCCGTACGTCCCGCTCGGCGGCCGACGCGCGGCCGGTCACCAGGCCGATCAGCCCGGGCAGGAACGGCAGCGGGCGCTTGCGGTCCGCCGCGAAGAGCCCCTCGGCCGCCAGCGACTTCTTCAACTGCTCCAGCCGCGCCAGCAGTTCGCCCATCCCGACCGGCCGGATCTCGCTCGCCCGCAGCGACAGCGTGCCCCGCGGTCCGTACCACTCCGGTTTGGCGTGCACCACGACCCGCGCGCCCTCGCCGACCACGTCGGCCACCTGTTCGTACACCGCGCGGTAGCAGGTCACGGACAACGACGTGTCGTGCGACGGGTCGCGCAGCGTCAGGAACACCACCCCGGCACCCGGGCGGCGGGAGAGCTGCGTGATCTGGCCCTCCACCCACACCGCGCCGAGCCGGTCGATCCACCCGCCGATCAGCCGCGACACCTCGCCGACCGGAATCGGCGCTTCCGCCGAGGTGTTCAGAGCCATACCCGCACCTTAGTGCGCCCCGCCGACACCCCACCCCGCCCCGGAGACGGCCCCGTACGATGGACCGCATGACCTCTGACTCCACCCGCCGTGTCCTCCTCGCCGCCCCCCGCGGGTACTGCGCGGGTGTGGACCGTGCCGTCATCACCGTCGAGAAGGCGCTGGAGCAGTACGGCGCCCCGGTCTACGTCCGCAAGCAGATCGTGCACAACAAGTACGTGGTGCAGACCCTGGAGAAGAAGGGCGCCGTCTTCGTCGACGAGACGGAGGAGGTGCCCGAGAACGCGATCGTGATCTTCTCCGCGCACGGCGTGGCCCCGGTCGTGCACGAGGAGGCCGCCCAGCGCAGCCTCGCCTCGATCGACGCGACCTGCCCGCTGGTCACCAAGGTGCACAAGGAAGCCGTCCGCTACGCCGGCGAGGACTACGACATCCTGCTCATCGGCCACGAGGGCCACGAAGAGGTCGTCGGCACCATGGGCGAGGCGCCCGAGCGCATGCACCTGGTCGACGGCCCCGCCGACGCGGCCAAGGTGAAGGTGCGCGACGAGTCCAAGGTGGTCTGGCTCTCGCAGACCACGCTCTCGGTCGACGAGACGATGGAGACCGTGGACGCCCTCAAGGACCGCTTCCCGCGGCTGGTCTCGCCGCCGAGCGACGACATCTGCTA comes from Streptomyces sp. NBC_00448 and encodes:
- a CDS encoding DUF4245 domain-containing protein gives rise to the protein MLVLGVVVYLIYLFIPHDSKGTPVKTETVGYSVELKQARRDAPYPVAGPEGLSAKWHATSVTYTAGDRRNVTWHLGFIDPDQQYVALEQSNGDPTGFISQVTINAHRDAGRTVAVGGASWQYYTGGRYDALVREEKGVTTVVLGTAPDAQLQRFAATLKP
- a CDS encoding exodeoxyribonuclease VII small subunit, with the translated sequence MADEESTSAVLGYEQARDELVDVVRRLEAGGATLEESLALWERGEELAKVCRRWLEGARARLDAALAAEDPEEAESAEPE
- a CDS encoding cupin domain-containing protein, with the protein product MKDEHEFHDTAGVPWRAAEGAPGVSERPLSAGPDPAVEQTRLARWEPGLDTSAAGVIRHPYYEEVYLLEGELEDLTLGRTFSAGHYASRPPGMPHGPYRTRTGCLMLEIRSPDRPRSAPLGTVRSTP
- the xseA gene encoding exodeoxyribonuclease VII large subunit: MALNTSAEAPIPVGEVSRLIGGWIDRLGAVWVEGQITQLSRRPGAGVVFLTLRDPSHDTSLSVTCYRAVYEQVADVVGEGARVVVHAKPEWYGPRGTLSLRASEIRPVGMGELLARLEQLKKSLAAEGLFAADRKRPLPFLPGLIGLVTGRASAAERDVRENARLRWPAVRFEVRNVPVQGAAAVPRVVEAVQQLDAHPEVDVIVVARGGGSVEDLLPFSDERLVRAVAACGTPVVSAIGHEPDTPLLDLVADLRASTPTDAAKRIVPDVREELARVRLVRDRALRVLRGILDREERGLEAALSRPALAAPYRMVEQRETEVADRVDRARRTLGHLLDRADADLTHTLARVVALSPAATLRRGYAVLQREDGAAVRDPAEVADGDTLRARVAEGDFTVRVQVN
- a CDS encoding 4-hydroxy-3-methylbut-2-enyl diphosphate reductase; the protein is MDRMTSDSTRRVLLAAPRGYCAGVDRAVITVEKALEQYGAPVYVRKQIVHNKYVVQTLEKKGAVFVDETEEVPENAIVIFSAHGVAPVVHEEAAQRSLASIDATCPLVTKVHKEAVRYAGEDYDILLIGHEGHEEVVGTMGEAPERMHLVDGPADAAKVKVRDESKVVWLSQTTLSVDETMETVDALKDRFPRLVSPPSDDICYATQNRQVAVKQIAADADLVIVVGSRNSSNSIRLVEVALQAGAGASYLVDFAEECEDGWLEGVRTVGVTSGASVPEVLVDGVLEWLAARGFDDVSVVTSAQESIQFSLPKELRRDLRAEAVERESAKR